A region of Nostoc sp. 'Peltigera membranacea cyanobiont' N6 DNA encodes the following proteins:
- a CDS encoding ATP-binding protein, with the protein MRNWNLSTKIIASYSVLIAVMAGTIASGMYWQLYYSQRQAIRNRLLAIVSLAVPQIDSDYHGLVLQRSDRTSAFYKINQDKLVSIQATSKDILRIYTVRQQPNKKFVYVLNYDPADRGKTVLIGMDYTKSLDDLYTAVARNAPFVEEEFYNTNGETILYGYAPISNLQGRVNGFLVVELDASSVVRQEIRVAGFALVTFLAVLLLTVVLVRWLSRSLVVLPILQLNNAAKQLETGNWNATLPSNRTDELGELSASFNSMAKQLQTSFATLEQKVEERTLELAEAKEKADTANLAKSEFLANMSHELRTPLNGILGYAQILQNGEPLTERAKKGIDIIYQCGNHLLNLINDVLDLAKIEARKLELYPEDAYFPALLEGVAEMMRVRAGQKGIPFTYQPDSNLPVGITVDEKRLRQVLINLLGNAIKFTDEGEVTFRVQTQELEISTYRIRFEIEDTGVGISPGGLTKIFQPFEQVGDTKKQGEGTGLGLAISQQIVTLMGSTLNVESQVGKGSTFWFEIELPEAKEWATSLRTTKQGRVLGFEGSKLKVLVVDDRWENRSVVVSLLEPLGFEVIAVSNGREGLAMAQEIHPDLIITDLMMPEMDGYEMLRQLRQIPELKDIPAIASSASVFESNQNESITAGANAFLPKPVEAPALLKLLEKYLNLKWVYDQNSIAVEPITANSKAISSSIPDEIVPPTDEVLSQLHTFALQGRLMAIEQQLKTLEKANEKYHSFIQEIRQYADNFQTEKIRTFIEKYLPNVKS; encoded by the coding sequence GTGCGAAATTGGAACCTCAGCACAAAAATTATTGCTTCCTATTCAGTGCTAATCGCAGTGATGGCGGGGACAATAGCTTCAGGCATGTACTGGCAGTTGTATTATAGTCAACGGCAGGCAATCCGTAATCGTCTGTTGGCGATTGTCAGTCTGGCAGTTCCCCAAATCGATAGCGATTATCATGGATTAGTTCTCCAGCGTAGCGATCGCACCTCAGCCTTTTACAAAATTAATCAAGATAAACTTGTATCTATTCAAGCGACCAGTAAAGATATATTACGTATTTATACAGTACGACAGCAACCAAATAAAAAATTTGTCTATGTCTTAAACTACGACCCTGCCGATCGAGGTAAAACTGTATTAATTGGCATGGATTACACAAAGTCATTAGATGATTTGTATACAGCCGTTGCCCGTAATGCACCGTTTGTTGAGGAGGAATTTTACAATACAAATGGTGAAACCATTCTCTACGGCTATGCCCCAATCAGCAATCTTCAGGGTCGGGTGAATGGATTTTTGGTGGTTGAATTAGATGCAAGTTCTGTAGTGCGGCAGGAAATTCGGGTTGCTGGATTTGCTCTGGTAACTTTTTTGGCTGTGTTGTTACTGACTGTAGTTTTAGTGCGTTGGTTATCGCGATCGCTTGTTGTGCTACCTATTTTACAACTCAATAACGCCGCCAAGCAATTAGAAACGGGAAATTGGAATGCGACTCTACCGAGCAATCGCACTGATGAACTTGGAGAACTTTCCGCATCCTTTAATAGCATGGCCAAACAGTTGCAAACCTCCTTTGCCACCTTAGAACAAAAAGTAGAAGAACGGACACTAGAACTAGCAGAAGCAAAAGAGAAAGCTGATACTGCGAACCTTGCCAAGAGCGAGTTTCTGGCTAACATGAGCCATGAATTGCGAACTCCGCTCAATGGCATCCTGGGCTATGCCCAAATTCTTCAAAATGGTGAACCCTTAACAGAACGAGCTAAAAAAGGTATAGATATCATCTATCAGTGCGGCAATCATTTGCTCAATCTGATTAACGATGTCCTTGATCTCGCCAAAATCGAAGCCCGCAAGTTGGAATTGTATCCTGAAGATGCTTATTTTCCAGCACTTCTGGAAGGCGTTGCGGAGATGATGCGCGTGCGTGCTGGTCAAAAAGGAATTCCTTTCACCTATCAACCTGACTCTAATTTACCTGTTGGCATTACAGTCGATGAAAAACGCCTACGCCAAGTGTTGATTAACTTATTGGGCAATGCCATTAAGTTTACTGACGAAGGCGAAGTTACATTTCGCGTTCAAACTCAGGAACTAGAAATTTCAACCTATCGAATTCGCTTTGAGATCGAAGATACAGGAGTCGGGATATCACCAGGCGGACTCACAAAAATCTTCCAACCCTTTGAACAAGTAGGTGATACCAAGAAACAAGGAGAAGGTACCGGACTAGGACTAGCAATCAGTCAGCAAATTGTGACTTTGATGGGTAGCACTCTAAATGTGGAAAGCCAGGTGGGAAAAGGTAGCACTTTTTGGTTTGAGATCGAACTACCTGAAGCTAAAGAATGGGCAACAAGTCTGCGAACAACTAAGCAAGGGAGGGTTTTGGGATTTGAAGGCAGCAAGCTCAAGGTGCTGGTAGTAGATGACCGTTGGGAGAATCGGTCAGTTGTGGTTAGTTTACTGGAACCTTTGGGTTTTGAAGTGATTGCCGTCAGTAACGGTCGAGAAGGATTGGCAATGGCGCAGGAGATTCATCCCGATCTGATTATTACAGACCTGATGATGCCAGAAATGGATGGCTATGAGATGCTGCGACAGTTGCGACAGATTCCTGAATTAAAGGATATTCCAGCGATCGCCTCTTCAGCTAGCGTATTTGAAAGTAACCAAAATGAGAGTATCACAGCCGGTGCCAATGCGTTTTTACCCAAGCCTGTAGAAGCTCCAGCGCTACTGAAGTTGTTGGAAAAATACCTGAATCTGAAATGGGTTTATGACCAAAACTCCATTGCTGTGGAGCCAATAACAGCCAACTCAAAGGCAATATCCTCATCCATCCCAGATGAGATCGTTCCCCCAACTGATGAGGTTTTATCGCAGTTACACACATTTGCGTTGCAGGGACGTTTGATGGCCATCGAGCAACAGCTAAAAACCTTAGAAAAAGCAAATGAAAAGTATCACTCGTTTATTCAAGAAATACGTCAATATGCAGATAATTTCCAGACTGAAAAAATCCGAACATTTATTGAAAAATATCTTCCCAATGTTAAGAGTTAA
- a CDS encoding ABC transporter substrate-binding protein has translation MSNWQKFCSVWQRVRYYLIFLAALWLSLGIPGCSFSPPNSQTVSSPNPTQINPTAQRFDGVTINVITHDEAIHTGTQRRIAGFEALTGAKVNLTGVPFKNLYTILQNNWSGKNSKYDMAVILPQWLIDFIDASYLEDLTARVKTDAALRWEDIAPIFRNVSATYKGRIYSIPLDGDFHMVYYRSDLLKEASLTPPETWDQYLAIAKRFHGKDLNGDGKPDYGSCISKRAHENSTSMLISIATPFLQSLGTAQGAFFDPDTMKPLVNNPGFAKAMDIYKQTMDYGVPHDENLGGSKARELFITGRCALTIDWGDIGPLSIDRSVSKVMDKVGAVITPGTTQVLDRKTNQLVACDKFTCPYAIDGVNHAPYAANVGWTGVVYAKAAANVKDAAYSFLSYMSQPAQSNVDVTIGTTGFNPYRISQFENSDPWIKAGLSSEAANNYLGAIGVSLNSSNIVLNLSIPHNQQYQFEVLDAVVSKFLVKKITKEEAMQQIAQGWEQITNQVGRESQRAAYRASLGL, from the coding sequence ATGTCTAATTGGCAAAAGTTTTGCTCTGTGTGGCAGCGAGTTCGGTATTATCTGATTTTTCTAGCTGCCCTGTGGTTGAGTTTAGGGATTCCAGGTTGCAGTTTCTCCCCACCCAATTCTCAAACAGTTTCATCTCCTAATCCTACCCAGATCAATCCGACTGCACAACGCTTTGACGGTGTGACGATTAATGTCATTACCCATGATGAAGCCATTCATACAGGTACTCAGAGACGGATTGCTGGGTTTGAAGCCTTGACTGGAGCAAAGGTGAATCTAACGGGTGTTCCCTTTAAAAATCTCTACACTATATTACAAAACAACTGGTCTGGTAAGAATTCAAAGTACGATATGGCAGTCATCTTACCTCAATGGCTGATCGACTTTATCGATGCTAGCTATCTAGAAGATTTAACAGCACGAGTGAAGACTGATGCTGCCTTGCGGTGGGAAGATATCGCTCCGATCTTTCGGAATGTCAGTGCGACTTATAAAGGGCGGATTTATAGCATTCCCTTGGATGGCGATTTTCACATGGTTTATTACCGCAGCGATCTTTTAAAGGAAGCTAGTTTAACGCCTCCAGAAACGTGGGATCAGTATTTGGCGATCGCTAAACGGTTTCACGGCAAAGACCTAAATGGCGACGGTAAACCAGACTATGGCTCTTGTATTTCAAAACGTGCCCATGAGAATAGCACTAGTATGTTGATATCTATTGCCACTCCTTTTTTGCAGTCTCTGGGAACAGCACAAGGAGCATTTTTTGACCCAGACACCATGAAGCCTTTGGTGAACAATCCAGGATTTGCCAAAGCAATGGATATTTACAAACAAACGATGGATTATGGAGTTCCCCACGATGAAAATCTGGGTGGTTCTAAAGCTAGAGAATTATTCATCACTGGCAGGTGCGCCCTAACCATTGATTGGGGCGATATTGGGCCTCTATCGATCGATCGATCTGTCTCTAAAGTGATGGATAAAGTGGGTGCTGTCATCACTCCAGGCACAACTCAAGTCCTCGATCGCAAAACCAATCAACTAGTAGCTTGTGATAAGTTTACCTGTCCTTACGCCATTGATGGTGTCAATCACGCACCTTATGCTGCCAATGTCGGTTGGACGGGTGTGGTTTATGCCAAAGCAGCAGCAAACGTCAAGGATGCTGCATATAGCTTTCTCTCTTATATGAGTCAACCCGCTCAGTCTAATGTAGATGTGACAATCGGGACAACGGGCTTCAACCCCTACCGAATTTCGCAATTTGAAAACTCAGATCCTTGGATTAAAGCAGGGCTGTCGTCTGAAGCTGCCAACAACTATCTTGGCGCGATCGGTGTCAGCCTGAATAGTTCCAACATAGTTTTGAATTTAAGCATTCCCCATAATCAGCAATATCAATTTGAAGTTCTCGATGCTGTCGTATCTAAGTTCTTGGTCAAAAAAATTACGAAAGAGGAAGCAATGCAGCAGATTGCCCAAGGATGGGAGCAGATTACCAACCAAGTAGGGCGCGAGTCTCAACGCGCAGCTTACCGCGCTAGCCTTGGGCTATGA
- a CDS encoding trifunctional serine/threonine-protein kinase/ATP-binding protein/sensor histidine kinase, producing the protein MVSTLIKIPGYPISEELYNGSRTLVYRGYRETDSLSVVIKLLKNPYPSFSELVQFRNQYTITKNLNSPLIIQTYSLEPYQNGYSLVMEDFGGISLKEYFAANQMRDIASGQEFLEIAIALCNTLDILYRERIIHKDIKPANILINPETKQVKLIDFSIASLLPRETQTLINPNVLEGTLAYISPEQTGRMNRGIDYRTDFYSLGVTFYELLTGELPFPLNEPMELVHCHIAKVAPLGHEINPKIPPVFSKIVSKLMAKNAEDRYQSALGLKFDLEKCLTQLQETGSIESFEIGTRDVCDRFLIPDKLYGRETEVSTLLQAFERVSLGATEMMLVAGFSGIGKTAVVNEVHKPIVRQRGYFIKGKFDQFNRNIPFSAFVQAFRDLMGQLLSESDGELHIWKTQILQALGDNGQVIIEVIPELERIIGKQPPATELSGTSAQNRFNLLFQKFIQVFTTIEHPLVMFLDDLQWADSASLNLIQLLMNESESGYLLTIGAYRDNEVSPAHPLMLTLDAVAKANATINTITLRPLSQGSLNQLVADTLNCHILSAQALTELIALKTKGNPFFATQFLKALYQDGLIHFDFKLGHWQCDLAEIRTVAMSDDVVEFMALQLQKLPNYTQDILKLAACIGAQFDLKTLAIVSQQSESDAAVALWKALQEGLILPQSEIYKFYVGELDTTQNTQTETLNYKFLHDRIQQAAYSLIPDDQKQTTHYQIGQLLLQQISPEAREERIFELVNQLNYGTSLIPEQTERDELAGLNLIACCKAKSATAYQAGREYASIGLSLLGEKAWQQQYEMTLSFHNNAAELASLCGDFEAMEQLIEIVIAQAHSLLEKVNVYRIRIQANVTQTKLTEAIVIGMQILQQLGVTMTESPTLTDIQQSIQEINELIGDREIADFVHLPVMSDANKLAIIEIATSLLTPAYISGSLLFPLLNCFSVKLSLQYGNISASAHNYGSYSMILCNLLQDVDSAVKFIQLALNVVSKLNDKTTRPLVLMLQGSFILHRKSHIKETLPLLREGYTSGLEVGILEHVGNSGNSFCLNAFWCGQPLANVEQDTHTYYNGLVQVNELRTANYCRIYWQSVLNLLGVGSHPTILSGTALQETEFLPLLLSANDLYGLYHFYLYKLTLCFLFGEVDQANNHAVEGRNYLMGAGGSVGEPAFYLYDSLVALALLSEPLVELSTALERVAENQTKLQHWAHHAPMNHQHKVDLVEAEKCRVLGQKAEAIDLYDKAIAGAKANEYINEEALANELAAKFYLNWGKEKVAAGYMQEAYYCYAHWGAKAKTDDLENRYPELLCPILQQSDPSMTMFGTLATIASPAYSLHSSTRKSSSSSSINTTLDFAAIIKASQALSRVIQLEDLLHQLTQIILQNSGGDRCALILPNENEVWEVRAIATPSETELYSEPLENNPNVPVKLIQYVKNTQQVVVIDDLETDLPVIGDYLRLRQPKSVLCLPILNQGNLVGILYLNNRFTSGVFTSDRIIILDFLCTQVAISLENARLYNQVQQTLTNLQQAQLQIVQSEKMSALGNLVAGVAHEINNPVGCIIGNVAAVQNSINDLFGLIDLYQEEFPQPSPTIAEELETIDLEYLRDDLPKLIRAMKDGGDRITSISKSLRTFSRADSDQKQTFNLHEGIDSTILILRHRLKANDTRPAIEVVTNYGQIPAINCFPGQLNQVFMNILANAIDALDESNNGRTFAEVKANPNCITIQTSVENERVKIAITDNGKGMNESVKQKIFDHLFTTKAVGKGTGLGLAIARQIVESTHGGKLSCNSIIGEGTEFIIEIPV; encoded by the coding sequence ATGGTTAGCACTCTTATCAAGATTCCCGGATATCCTATCAGTGAAGAACTCTACAACGGTTCCAGAACATTGGTTTATCGGGGATATCGAGAAACTGACTCATTATCGGTAGTCATTAAACTGCTAAAGAATCCATATCCAAGTTTCAGTGAATTGGTACAGTTTCGCAATCAGTACACCATTACCAAAAATCTCAACTCACCTCTAATCATCCAAACCTACAGCCTGGAACCCTATCAAAATGGCTATTCGCTGGTGATGGAAGATTTTGGAGGAATTTCTCTAAAAGAATATTTTGCTGCTAACCAGATGCGAGATATCGCGTCTGGTCAGGAGTTTTTAGAGATTGCGATCGCCCTCTGCAACACCTTAGATATACTCTACCGAGAGCGAATTATTCATAAAGACATCAAACCCGCCAATATTTTAATTAATCCTGAAACCAAACAAGTCAAATTAATTGACTTCAGTATTGCATCTTTATTACCACGAGAAACGCAAACCCTCATCAATCCCAATGTATTAGAAGGGACACTAGCTTATATATCCCCAGAACAAACAGGAAGGATGAATCGCGGGATTGACTACCGGACTGACTTTTATTCTTTGGGTGTCACTTTTTATGAGTTACTCACAGGAGAGTTACCATTTCCATTAAATGAGCCGATGGAGTTGGTGCATTGTCATATTGCCAAAGTAGCGCCTTTAGGACATGAAATCAACCCAAAAATCCCGCCTGTATTCTCAAAAATCGTCAGCAAGTTGATGGCGAAAAATGCCGAAGATAGATATCAGAGTGCTTTAGGACTGAAGTTTGATTTAGAAAAATGTTTAACTCAACTTCAAGAAACGGGTTCGATTGAGAGTTTCGAGATTGGGACAAGGGATGTGTGCGATCGCTTTCTCATTCCTGATAAACTTTATGGAAGAGAAACCGAAGTCTCAACTCTACTCCAAGCTTTTGAGCGTGTTAGCCTTGGTGCAACAGAAATGATGCTGGTAGCTGGTTTTTCGGGGATTGGAAAAACAGCAGTTGTTAATGAAGTTCATAAACCCATTGTGCGGCAACGCGGTTATTTTATCAAAGGGAAATTTGACCAATTCAATCGCAATATTCCCTTCTCTGCATTTGTGCAAGCCTTCCGCGATCTAATGGGGCAGTTGCTTAGTGAAAGCGATGGCGAATTACACATCTGGAAAACTCAGATTCTTCAGGCACTAGGTGACAATGGGCAAGTAATTATTGAGGTGATTCCCGAATTAGAACGCATCATTGGTAAGCAACCACCAGCAACAGAATTATCAGGAACATCGGCACAAAATAGATTTAATTTACTGTTCCAAAAGTTCATTCAAGTCTTCACTACTATTGAACATCCATTGGTGATGTTTTTGGATGATTTACAGTGGGCTGATTCTGCCTCACTCAATTTGATACAACTTTTGATGAATGAGTCTGAAAGTGGCTATTTATTAACGATTGGGGCTTACCGAGATAATGAAGTCTCACCGGCGCATCCCTTAATGTTGACATTGGATGCTGTAGCCAAAGCTAACGCCACCATCAATACCATTACTTTGCGTCCCCTGAGTCAAGGTAGCTTAAATCAGCTAGTCGCTGACACCCTCAACTGCCATATTTTGAGCGCACAAGCCTTGACAGAATTGATTGCTTTGAAAACAAAAGGCAATCCCTTTTTTGCCACCCAGTTCCTCAAAGCATTGTATCAAGATGGATTGATTCATTTTGATTTCAAATTGGGGCATTGGCAGTGCGATCTGGCAGAGATTCGCACTGTTGCCATGTCCGATGATGTCGTGGAATTTATGGCATTACAGTTACAAAAACTGCCGAATTATACCCAAGATATTCTGAAATTAGCCGCTTGTATTGGCGCACAGTTTGATTTGAAGACGCTGGCGATCGTCTCTCAGCAATCGGAATCTGATGCCGCCGTCGCCCTTTGGAAAGCCTTGCAGGAAGGATTAATTCTCCCCCAAAGTGAAATTTATAAGTTCTATGTGGGCGAATTGGATACAACCCAAAACACACAAACTGAAACGCTCAATTATAAGTTCCTGCACGATCGCATCCAGCAAGCTGCCTATTCCCTAATTCCCGATGACCAAAAACAGACGACTCATTACCAAATCGGACAACTGCTGCTGCAACAAATTTCCCCAGAAGCAAGAGAAGAAAGAATTTTTGAACTGGTTAATCAATTAAATTATGGAACTTCTCTGATTCCCGAACAAACAGAACGAGATGAATTAGCTGGACTCAATCTGATTGCCTGTTGCAAAGCCAAAAGTGCCACTGCCTATCAAGCAGGGCGTGAATATGCCAGCATTGGCTTATCACTGCTTGGAGAAAAGGCTTGGCAACAACAATATGAAATGACTTTATCATTCCATAACAATGCGGCGGAATTGGCTTCGCTATGCGGTGACTTTGAGGCGATGGAACAGTTGATTGAGATAGTCATCGCTCAGGCACACTCTTTACTGGAAAAGGTCAATGTTTACCGCATTAGAATTCAAGCAAATGTGACCCAAACTAAACTGACCGAAGCCATTGTCATCGGGATGCAAATCCTGCAACAGTTGGGCGTAACGATGACCGAATCACCTACACTAACCGATATTCAACAGTCAATCCAAGAGATTAATGAGTTGATTGGCGACAGAGAAATTGCAGATTTTGTTCACCTACCAGTGATGAGCGATGCAAACAAACTTGCAATTATCGAGATTGCCACGAGCCTCCTGACACCAGCTTACATCTCTGGCTCACTCTTGTTTCCATTACTGAATTGTTTCTCAGTCAAATTATCCCTACAGTATGGAAACATATCTGCTTCAGCTCATAACTATGGTTCCTATAGCATGATTCTCTGTAATCTCTTACAAGATGTAGATTCAGCAGTGAAATTTATTCAATTGGCATTGAATGTCGTCTCAAAACTCAATGATAAAACGACTAGACCTTTAGTATTAATGTTGCAGGGATCGTTTATCCTACACCGCAAATCTCATATCAAAGAAACGTTACCACTCTTGAGAGAAGGCTACACAAGTGGACTAGAAGTCGGAATCTTAGAACACGTTGGAAATAGTGGAAATAGTTTCTGTCTGAATGCTTTTTGGTGCGGTCAACCCCTTGCTAATGTTGAGCAGGATACGCACACCTACTACAATGGTTTGGTGCAAGTTAATGAATTGAGAACAGCCAATTACTGCCGGATATATTGGCAATCAGTTTTAAATTTACTGGGAGTTGGGTCGCATCCCACCATTTTGTCTGGCACAGCCCTCCAAGAGACGGAATTTCTGCCCCTGCTGCTGTCTGCCAATGACCTATATGGGTTGTATCACTTCTATTTGTATAAGCTGACTCTTTGCTTTTTATTTGGGGAAGTTGACCAAGCTAACAACCATGCAGTTGAGGGCAGAAACTATTTAATGGGTGCTGGGGGAAGCGTCGGCGAACCGGCATTTTATCTCTATGATTCTTTGGTTGCGCTGGCACTGTTGAGTGAGCCGTTGGTTGAGTTGTCAACAGCCTTAGAGCGAGTAGCAGAAAACCAAACCAAGTTACAGCACTGGGCGCACCATGCTCCCATGAATCATCAGCATAAGGTTGATTTGGTAGAAGCTGAAAAATGTCGAGTGTTAGGACAAAAGGCAGAAGCCATTGACTTATACGACAAGGCGATCGCTGGAGCCAAAGCCAACGAATATATTAACGAAGAAGCCTTAGCTAACGAACTCGCCGCTAAATTCTATCTCAATTGGGGCAAAGAGAAAGTTGCCGCAGGTTATATGCAAGAAGCCTATTACTGTTATGCCCACTGGGGAGCTAAAGCCAAAACTGATGATTTGGAAAACCGCTATCCCGAATTGCTTTGCCCGATTTTGCAGCAGTCCGATCCCTCGATGACAATGTTCGGCACACTAGCAACGATCGCATCTCCCGCTTATTCCCTTCATTCCAGCACTCGCAAAAGTTCTAGCAGTTCCAGCATCAATACAACCCTCGATTTTGCTGCCATTATCAAAGCCTCCCAAGCACTTTCGCGGGTGATTCAATTAGAGGATCTGCTCCACCAACTTACCCAAATTATTCTGCAAAATTCCGGGGGCGATCGCTGTGCGTTAATTTTACCCAATGAGAATGAAGTTTGGGAAGTGCGGGCGATCGCCACACCAAGCGAAACTGAACTGTACTCCGAACCCCTGGAAAACAACCCCAATGTCCCTGTCAAACTGATTCAATATGTCAAAAACACTCAACAAGTCGTGGTAATTGACGATTTAGAAACCGATTTACCCGTAATTGGGGATTATTTGAGACTACGCCAGCCGAAAAGTGTCCTGTGTTTACCCATTCTCAATCAAGGAAATTTGGTTGGTATTTTGTATCTCAACAATCGCTTTACCAGTGGTGTATTTACTAGCGATCGCATCATTATTCTCGATTTTCTCTGCACCCAAGTGGCTATTTCTCTAGAAAACGCAAGGCTTTACAATCAAGTCCAGCAGACTCTCACCAACTTGCAGCAAGCCCAACTCCAAATAGTCCAAAGTGAAAAAATGTCGGCGCTAGGTAACTTAGTCGCCGGTGTCGCCCACGAAATCAACAATCCCGTCGGCTGTATTATTGGCAACGTTGCCGCTGTCCAAAATTCCATCAATGACCTATTTGGGTTGATTGACCTCTATCAAGAGGAATTCCCGCAACCCAGCCCCACCATTGCAGAGGAATTAGAGACAATCGACCTGGAATATTTACGGGATGATTTACCCAAATTAATCAGAGCGATGAAAGATGGTGGCGATCGCATCACATCCATAAGTAAGAGTCTCCGCACTTTCTCCCGTGCCGATAGCGACCAAAAACAAACCTTCAACCTCCACGAAGGGATTGATAGCACTATCTTGATTTTACGCCATCGCCTCAAGGCTAATGATACTCGTCCAGCCATTGAAGTTGTCACCAACTACGGTCAGATTCCAGCAATTAATTGCTTTCCCGGTCAATTAAATCAAGTATTTATGAATATTCTTGCTAATGCCATTGATGCATTAGATGAATCAAATAATGGTCGGACTTTTGCAGAAGTTAAAGCCAATCCCAACTGCATAACTATTCAAACATCGGTCGAAAATGAAAGGGTGAAAATTGCCATTACTGATAATGGTAAAGGGATGAATGAGTCAGTCAAACAAAAGATTTTTGACCATTTATTTACTACGAAGGCTGTCGGTAAAGGTACAGGTTTGGGGTTAGCGATCGCTCGTCAAATTGTTGAATCAACTCACGGTGGTAAATTGAGTTGTAATTCGATTATCGGTGAGGGTACAGAATTTATCATTGAAATTCCGGTATAA